One genomic region from Xenopus laevis strain J_2021 chromosome 2L, Xenopus_laevis_v10.1, whole genome shotgun sequence encodes:
- the LOC108707555 gene encoding protein TESPA1 isoform X1, with the protein MKCSHSKRSCTSERHSAWMQRSRHWQTVVDEDETVDVIMKMPAFTYQDLDNVFAEKGSSINMIQHWLQDCRSSVEGAPEDTPQSLKGTWSKENSTDDDFNLGAEAILISDQWKSIARMDGEKARAKFSHLGNSMASSSTIKTTSSVSEILSLYQEDAENILYNLGFACEDPCAAYTIPNRFFSCPSQAAGIDFKLFLESQMQRVERENFSYLPESLTTTATSLDSYNSLYSHMMTAPLLNITPARGIETVQILFL; encoded by the exons ATGAAATGCTCACATTCAAAGAGGTCTTGCACATCCGAGCGCCATTCAGCCTGGATGCAACGCTCACGTCACTGGCAGACAGTGGTGGATGAGGATGAAACCGTGGATGTAATCATGAAAATGCCAGCATTCACATACCAAGATCTGGATAACGTATTTGCAGAAA AAGGAAGTTCCATTAACATGATCCAACATTGGCTTCAAGACTGCAG ATCTTCTGTGGAAGGAGCACCTGAAGATACGCCTCAATCTCTCAAAG GCACATGGAGTAAAGAAAACAGCACTGATGATGATTTCAACCTGGGAGCTGAAG CAATCCTGATATCTGATCAGTGGAAGAGCATTGCTAG GATGGATGGCGAGAAAGCCCGAGCCAAGTTCTCTCACTTGGGGAACAGCATGGCATCCAGCAGTACCATCAAGACCACTTCCAG TGTATCAGAAATACTGTCATTGTACCAGGAAGATGCAGAGAACATCCTCTATAACCTTGGTTTTGCCTGTGAAGATCCCTGTGCTGCATATACCATTCCCAACCGGTTTTTCAGCTGTCCATCCCAGGCTGCGGGCATTGATTTTAAACTGTTTTTGGAATCCCAGATGCAAAGAGTAGAGAGGGAAAACTTTAGTTATCTGCCGGAAA GTCTCACCACTACGGCTACTTCACTCGACTCTTATAATTCTTTGTATTCCCATATGATGACGGCACCACTACTGAACATAACTCCAGCCAGAGGCATTGAGACTGTACAGATATTATTTCTATGA
- the LOC108707555 gene encoding protein TESPA1 isoform X2: MKCSHSKRSCTSERHSAWMQRSRHWQTVVDEDETVDVIMKMPAFTYQDLDNVFAERSSINMIQHWLQDCRSSVEGAPEDTPQSLKGTWSKENSTDDDFNLGAEAILISDQWKSIARMDGEKARAKFSHLGNSMASSSTIKTTSSVSEILSLYQEDAENILYNLGFACEDPCAAYTIPNRFFSCPSQAAGIDFKLFLESQMQRVERENFSYLPESLTTTATSLDSYNSLYSHMMTAPLLNITPARGIETVQILFL; this comes from the exons ATGAAATGCTCACATTCAAAGAGGTCTTGCACATCCGAGCGCCATTCAGCCTGGATGCAACGCTCACGTCACTGGCAGACAGTGGTGGATGAGGATGAAACCGTGGATGTAATCATGAAAATGCCAGCATTCACATACCAAGATCTGGATAACGTATTTGCAGAAA GAAGTTCCATTAACATGATCCAACATTGGCTTCAAGACTGCAG ATCTTCTGTGGAAGGAGCACCTGAAGATACGCCTCAATCTCTCAAAG GCACATGGAGTAAAGAAAACAGCACTGATGATGATTTCAACCTGGGAGCTGAAG CAATCCTGATATCTGATCAGTGGAAGAGCATTGCTAG GATGGATGGCGAGAAAGCCCGAGCCAAGTTCTCTCACTTGGGGAACAGCATGGCATCCAGCAGTACCATCAAGACCACTTCCAG TGTATCAGAAATACTGTCATTGTACCAGGAAGATGCAGAGAACATCCTCTATAACCTTGGTTTTGCCTGTGAAGATCCCTGTGCTGCATATACCATTCCCAACCGGTTTTTCAGCTGTCCATCCCAGGCTGCGGGCATTGATTTTAAACTGTTTTTGGAATCCCAGATGCAAAGAGTAGAGAGGGAAAACTTTAGTTATCTGCCGGAAA GTCTCACCACTACGGCTACTTCACTCGACTCTTATAATTCTTTGTATTCCCATATGATGACGGCACCACTACTGAACATAACTCCAGCCAGAGGCATTGAGACTGTACAGATATTATTTCTATGA